In Myotis daubentonii chromosome 10, mMyoDau2.1, whole genome shotgun sequence, one genomic interval encodes:
- the LOC132211419 gene encoding calmodulin-A-like, which translates to MADHRTEEQIAEFKEAFSLFYKRSDSTITAKELITIMRSLGQNPTETELQDMIHEVDADGNGAIDFPEFLAMMARKRKDTDAEGEISGVEEIREAFQVFDRDGNGCISAAQVCHVMTNLGEKLIDDEVDEIIREGDIDGGGQINYKEFIHMMRTK; encoded by the exons atgGCTGACCATAGGACTGAAGAACAGATTGCTGAATTCAAGGAAGCCTTTTCCCTATTTTACAAAAGAAGTGATAGCACCATCACAGCAAAAGAACTTATCACTATCATGAGGTCCCTGGGTCAGAACCCAACAGAAACCGAATTGCAGGATATGATCCATGAAGTGGATGCTGATGGTAATGGTGCCATTGACTTCCCAGAATTTTTGGCTATGATGGCTAGAAAAAGGAAAGATACAGATGCTGAGGGAGAAATCAGTGG TGTAGAAGAAATCCGCGAGGCATTTCAAGTTTTTGACAGGGATGGCAATGGTTGCATCAGTGCGGCACAAGTATGTCATGTTATGACAAACTTAGGAGAAAAACTAATAGATGATGAAGTAGATGAAATCATCAGAGAAGGAGATATTGATGGAGGTGGACAAATCAactataaagaattcatacataTGATGAGGACAAAATAA